One Urocitellus parryii isolate mUroPar1 chromosome 14, mUroPar1.hap1, whole genome shotgun sequence DNA segment encodes these proteins:
- the Defb135 gene encoding beta-defensin 135, translated as MRNLLLVLVVLVLLSYVPPVRSGPNAFIRQMFSTCWRLKGNCKKKCSKDEVFHILCDNMSLCCVSSAHLPMMGPG; from the exons ATGAGGAACCTACTTTTGGTCCTTGTGGTCCTAGTCTTGCTCTCCTATGTTCCACCAG TTAGAAGTGGGCCAAATGCTTTCATACGACAAATGTTTTCTACATGCTGGCGACTAAAAGGAAATtgcaagaaaaaatgttcaaaagacGAAGTGTTTCATATTCTGTGTGACAATATGTCTTTATGCTGTGTCTCAAGCGCTCATTTACCTATGATGGGTCCGGGGTAG